A stretch of the Amycolatopsis sp. BJA-103 genome encodes the following:
- a CDS encoding TetR/AcrR family transcriptional regulator — protein sequence MDDDKIELLPPGTAPAWGYTPAPRRGPKPGYSLEQIVDAAIAQADAEGYAALSMPSIAKRLGITANALYRYLSSKEELLVLVAESAWGPPPESSDDDWRGSVTAWARALLERCRRHPWLIDLPVRNAPTTPNLLGWLENFLEAMADTGLSTRDVMGCVVLVDGWVRSTAALVRDVNASAPDRTLALTEFLAPRLRERGYPRVAAVISGEAYGEDGIDDGDVEFGLGRILDGIEALIVSR from the coding sequence ATGGACGACGACAAGATCGAGTTGCTGCCGCCGGGCACCGCGCCGGCGTGGGGGTACACCCCGGCGCCCCGGCGCGGGCCGAAACCGGGCTACAGCCTCGAGCAGATCGTCGACGCGGCCATCGCGCAGGCCGACGCGGAGGGTTACGCGGCCCTGTCCATGCCGTCGATCGCCAAGCGCCTCGGCATCACCGCGAACGCGCTCTACCGGTACCTGAGCTCCAAGGAAGAGCTGCTCGTCCTCGTCGCCGAATCAGCGTGGGGGCCGCCGCCGGAGTCGTCGGACGACGACTGGCGGGGCTCGGTCACCGCCTGGGCTCGGGCGCTCCTCGAACGCTGCCGTCGTCACCCGTGGTTGATCGACCTTCCGGTGCGCAACGCGCCGACCACGCCGAACCTGCTGGGCTGGCTGGAGAACTTCCTGGAAGCGATGGCGGACACGGGCTTGAGCACCCGCGACGTGATGGGCTGCGTGGTGCTCGTCGACGGCTGGGTGCGCAGCACCGCGGCGCTGGTGCGTGACGTCAACGCGAGCGCGCCCGACCGGACCCTGGCGCTGACCGAGTTCCTCGCGCCGCGCCTGCGGGAGCGGGGCTACCCGCGCGTCGCCGCGGTGATCTCCGGTGAGGCCTACGGCGAAGACGGCATCGACGACGGCGACGTCGAATTCGGCCTCG
- a CDS encoding carotenoid oxygenase family protein yields the protein MNEPNRRNVLRGAAALAIGGVAATYGNSGSAFAAQSPAKARYPFVEGAFAPVKEEVTAFGLPVTGRIPKDLCGRYLRTGPNVLGLEDPRAHHWMLGEGMVHGVRLRDGKAEWYRNRWVRSSGVAAKLGERYPWPVPEQDFAPNTHVISHHGRILTLQESGAPPYELDGELNTLGPFDFSGSLEGSYTAHTKFDALADELHAVTYHPTWDHVRHLMVDRTGRVVRTTRIPVTDSPMMHDFGLTKNYVVVFDVPVTFDPQPGKIVPYKWNTHHPARVGVMKRDGGPVRWFGVDPVFYSHTLNAYEQGSTVVVDLTTMPAPFEVAGKQGFGGPSASGPPVLERWTIDLAQGRVRRRVLDDRPQEFPRVNESLVSRRHRYGYSASPGELFDVYLDKPADTFGNALIKHDLFSGRSEVHRFGRGADASEAVFVPSSRGKSEDDGYALAYVNNPDRNASDLVILSAQDFTAKPLARIHLPRPVPLGFHGSWVAD from the coding sequence ATGAACGAACCGAACAGGCGGAACGTGCTCCGGGGAGCGGCGGCACTGGCGATCGGCGGGGTGGCCGCGACCTACGGGAACAGCGGATCCGCCTTCGCCGCGCAAAGTCCGGCGAAGGCTCGCTACCCGTTCGTCGAGGGGGCCTTCGCGCCGGTCAAGGAGGAAGTGACCGCGTTCGGCCTTCCGGTCACCGGGCGCATCCCGAAGGACCTCTGCGGGCGGTACCTGCGCACCGGCCCGAACGTCCTCGGGCTCGAAGACCCGCGCGCTCACCACTGGATGCTGGGCGAGGGGATGGTGCACGGCGTCCGGCTGCGCGACGGGAAGGCCGAGTGGTATCGCAACCGCTGGGTGCGTTCTTCCGGTGTCGCGGCGAAACTCGGCGAGCGGTACCCGTGGCCCGTGCCCGAGCAGGACTTCGCGCCGAACACGCACGTGATCAGCCACCACGGCCGCATCCTCACCCTGCAGGAGTCCGGCGCCCCGCCGTACGAACTCGACGGCGAGCTGAACACGTTGGGCCCGTTCGATTTCAGCGGCTCACTGGAGGGTTCCTACACCGCGCACACCAAGTTCGACGCCCTCGCCGACGAACTGCACGCGGTGACCTACCACCCGACCTGGGACCACGTGCGGCATCTGATGGTCGACCGGACCGGCCGCGTGGTGCGGACGACCCGGATCCCGGTCACCGACAGTCCGATGATGCACGACTTCGGGCTCACGAAGAACTATGTGGTCGTCTTCGACGTACCGGTCACCTTCGATCCGCAGCCCGGCAAGATCGTGCCCTACAAGTGGAACACGCATCATCCGGCCAGGGTCGGGGTGATGAAACGCGACGGCGGGCCGGTTCGCTGGTTCGGCGTGGATCCGGTGTTCTATTCGCATACGCTCAACGCCTACGAGCAGGGCTCCACGGTGGTGGTCGACCTGACGACGATGCCGGCGCCGTTCGAGGTGGCGGGCAAGCAGGGCTTCGGTGGTCCGTCGGCGTCGGGCCCGCCGGTGCTGGAGCGCTGGACGATCGACCTGGCACAGGGACGGGTGCGGCGCCGCGTCCTCGACGACCGGCCGCAGGAGTTCCCGCGAGTCAACGAAAGCCTGGTGTCACGACGGCACCGGTACGGCTACTCGGCCTCCCCCGGCGAGTTGTTCGACGTCTACCTCGACAAGCCGGCCGACACCTTCGGCAACGCGCTGATCAAGCACGACTTGTTCAGCGGGCGGTCCGAGGTGCACCGCTTCGGCCGGGGCGCCGACGCGAGCGAGGCGGTGTTCGTCCCGTCGTCGCGCGGCAAGTCCGAAGACGACGGTTACGCCCTGGCCTACGTGAACAACCCCGACCGCAACGCCTCGGACCTGGTGATCCTCTCGGCGCAGGACTTCACCGCGAAGCCGTTGGCCCGCATCCACCTGCCGAGGCCGGTACCGCTGGGCTTCCACGGCAGCTGGGTCGCGGACTGA
- a CDS encoding DUF5682 family protein encodes MSGAFEALRGQLQEAAAAFADGPGALEGILLGLVDDVDRAVREPLEIFPVCHHSPASAVSMARRLREKQPKVVYLELCEDMAPLLTELRNCRLPVAVQAFATDVKGFPAEWAPLSVVAPITEASAEYQAIAYALDTPGVELVLVDRSADHVFQWDEREPSPDPDAPPAEEEAALHGDAVGVEIGDLRPRFAELEEHLLRHGRVRHWSEWWHQYVELPLGDSDHDTYRQVMFLIGSLFRRLAPGDTRRVRVDEDRERYMWTRMREHLAASGADPADCLYVCGAFHAASRVAEFGVEGTDGFVISPRSASTWQYGLIPSSHTSIEAQFGLAGGSVSIAANEWAKNLKRTKVKQFQLDGQVGGPKRKKAAELPSPTPDPVASDQLSGFLQRPPVLDRLDEAELLGWSVEVVRAARRNGYLSSTADAIAVFETSILLAGLRDRAKPTPYDFQDAAVTCIEKDVVPGRRDVRRIVEIMMGGDRIGQVGYDALPPLARDVHDRLEPLDLKLQQRGVQRALLDIASRPELEPCSDLLWMLRYLMPHGAARPIMGERRLGERPIQESWDLALGTHQRALIELGYEGVSIEQVLEQRLRRAAYHPQATAAKVLGTVEDATLYLRSARLAGELGTRALEVLATERTVDGAPEVLRRVRRLLAHYRTSEPVLPRWIEDFVKTGYAHYCTLLPAAFTDEEAGVEQVAAMLGFLFSMEALALSLGCDRTQLELAIAGSHPQEPSKVALLWAAQVQLGHLSRAELRERCAGLLANPMVLPAYPRYLSGFVHALEPAPGLADFVVEAVSNAFAELPDRLLLPWLPTLITTLRSRGAELVPLLVREAGRLFPGRLAALDEWVPPWKNEPEPVAVARNAGGRGLALLAAHPATCDAVADLLGCDEPWGSVGPTGLTLLGQYPDTAAALEEVLTGA; translated from the coding sequence GTGAGCGGCGCCTTCGAGGCGCTGCGCGGCCAGTTGCAGGAGGCCGCGGCCGCCTTCGCCGACGGGCCCGGCGCGTTGGAGGGCATCCTGCTCGGGCTCGTCGACGACGTCGACCGCGCGGTGCGGGAGCCTCTGGAGATCTTCCCGGTCTGCCACCATTCCCCGGCTTCGGCCGTGTCGATGGCGCGGCGGTTGCGGGAGAAGCAGCCGAAGGTGGTCTACCTCGAACTGTGCGAAGACATGGCGCCGCTGCTGACCGAGCTGCGCAACTGCCGTCTCCCCGTGGCGGTGCAGGCTTTCGCGACGGACGTGAAGGGCTTCCCGGCCGAGTGGGCGCCGCTGTCGGTGGTCGCGCCGATCACCGAGGCGTCGGCGGAGTACCAGGCGATCGCGTACGCCCTCGACACCCCGGGCGTCGAACTCGTCCTCGTCGACCGGTCGGCCGATCACGTCTTCCAGTGGGACGAGCGTGAGCCGTCCCCTGATCCGGACGCGCCGCCCGCCGAGGAAGAGGCCGCGCTGCACGGCGACGCGGTCGGCGTCGAGATCGGTGATCTGCGGCCGCGGTTCGCCGAACTCGAGGAACACCTGCTGCGGCACGGGCGGGTCCGGCACTGGTCGGAGTGGTGGCACCAGTACGTCGAACTGCCGCTCGGCGACAGTGACCACGACACCTATCGCCAGGTCATGTTCCTGATCGGCAGTCTGTTCCGCCGTCTCGCTCCCGGAGACACCCGCCGCGTGCGGGTGGACGAGGATCGTGAGCGCTACATGTGGACCCGGATGCGTGAGCACCTCGCGGCTTCGGGCGCCGATCCCGCGGACTGCCTCTACGTCTGCGGCGCGTTCCACGCGGCCAGCCGGGTCGCGGAGTTCGGCGTCGAGGGCACGGACGGGTTCGTGATCAGCCCGCGCAGCGCGAGCACCTGGCAGTACGGTCTGATCCCGTCGAGCCACACGTCGATCGAGGCGCAGTTCGGCCTCGCCGGGGGATCGGTCTCGATCGCCGCGAACGAGTGGGCGAAGAACCTCAAGCGCACGAAGGTCAAGCAGTTCCAGTTGGACGGGCAGGTGGGCGGTCCGAAGCGGAAGAAGGCCGCGGAGCTGCCTTCGCCCACGCCGGATCCGGTGGCGTCGGACCAGCTTTCCGGGTTCCTGCAACGGCCTCCGGTACTGGACCGGCTGGACGAGGCCGAACTGCTGGGCTGGTCGGTCGAGGTCGTGCGGGCGGCGCGCCGCAACGGCTACCTGTCCTCGACGGCCGACGCCATCGCGGTGTTCGAGACCTCGATCCTGCTGGCCGGGCTGCGCGACCGGGCGAAGCCCACGCCGTACGACTTCCAGGACGCGGCGGTCACGTGCATCGAGAAGGACGTCGTGCCGGGCAGACGCGACGTGCGCCGCATCGTCGAGATCATGATGGGCGGCGACCGGATCGGCCAGGTCGGCTACGACGCGCTGCCGCCGCTGGCTCGCGACGTGCACGACAGGCTCGAACCCCTGGATCTCAAGCTGCAGCAACGAGGTGTGCAGCGGGCACTGCTCGACATCGCCTCGCGGCCGGAGCTGGAACCCTGCTCCGATCTGTTGTGGATGCTGCGCTACCTGATGCCGCACGGCGCGGCGCGGCCGATCATGGGGGAGCGGCGGCTCGGCGAACGCCCGATCCAGGAGTCGTGGGATCTGGCGCTGGGCACCCACCAGCGAGCCCTCATCGAGCTGGGCTATGAAGGCGTCAGCATCGAACAGGTGCTGGAACAACGTCTTCGGCGCGCGGCCTATCACCCCCAGGCCACCGCGGCGAAGGTGCTCGGAACCGTCGAGGACGCGACGCTCTACCTGCGCAGCGCCCGGCTGGCGGGAGAGCTGGGCACGCGTGCGCTGGAGGTGCTGGCCACCGAGCGCACCGTCGACGGTGCGCCGGAGGTCCTGCGCCGGGTGCGGCGGCTGCTGGCGCACTACCGGACCAGCGAGCCGGTACTGCCCCGGTGGATCGAGGACTTCGTCAAGACGGGGTACGCGCACTACTGCACGCTTCTTCCGGCGGCCTTCACCGACGAGGAGGCCGGCGTCGAGCAGGTCGCCGCGATGCTGGGCTTCCTGTTCAGCATGGAGGCGCTCGCCTTGTCGCTGGGCTGCGACCGCACCCAGCTGGAGCTGGCGATCGCCGGATCGCATCCGCAGGAGCCGTCGAAGGTGGCGCTGCTGTGGGCGGCGCAGGTGCAGCTCGGGCATCTCTCGCGCGCGGAACTGCGTGAGCGCTGCGCCGGGCTGCTGGCCAACCCGATGGTGCTCCCGGCTTATCCGCGCTACCTCAGCGGGTTCGTCCACGCGCTGGAACCGGCTCCGGGGCTGGCCGACTTCGTCGTCGAGGCGGTGTCGAACGCCTTCGCCGAGCTCCCGGACAGGTTGCTGCTGCCGTGGCTGCCGACCCTGATCACGACGTTGCGGTCACGAGGTGCGGAGCTCGTGCCGCTCCTCGTGCGCGAAGCCGGACGGCTGTTCCCTGGCAGGCTCGCGGCGCTCGACGAATGGGTTCCGCCCTGGAAGAACGAGCCGGAGCCGGTCGCGGTGGCGAGGAACGCCGGAGGACGCGGCCTCGCGTTGCTGGCCGCGCATCCGGCGACCTGCGACGCCGTGGCGGATCTGCTGGGCTGCGACGAGCCATGGGGGAGCGTCGGGCCCACGGGCTTGACGCTGCTCGGCCAGTACCCGGACACCGCCGCGGCGCTGGAGGAGGTGCTCACCGGGGCATGA
- a CDS encoding ATP-binding protein, translated as MSDVLRAPAELKYAEELDWLESVDDSPKPFAWRLSPKMVRLFVLGAERADGLDREISQKWFGDRSIVERAIVTLASDRGLLLIGDPGTGKSWLAELLAAAISRNSTLVVQGTAGTTEDHIKYSWNVSMVIAKGQSRDSMIPSPIMTAMEAGSIGRFEELTRSTSDVQDALISILSEKYISVPELDSDGIVFAKPGFSVIATANSRDRGVNDLSSALKRRFNFVRIPVVTNKKSEAEIVRFRTEELLRRHQIELDVPPTLLDVLLRSFGDLRAAAASAGSDDEKLESALSTAEQIGVLEDAVLHSNFFGERALTARALASSLVGSLARREPEDLAILNKYLHGVVEPRSKDEGGDWPEFLDGGRDAIATLS; from the coding sequence ATGTCCGACGTCTTGCGCGCCCCCGCCGAACTCAAGTACGCCGAAGAGCTGGATTGGCTGGAGTCGGTCGACGACAGCCCCAAACCGTTCGCCTGGCGCCTGTCCCCGAAGATGGTCCGCCTGTTCGTCCTGGGCGCCGAGCGCGCCGACGGCCTTGACCGCGAGATCTCGCAGAAGTGGTTCGGCGACCGGAGCATCGTCGAGCGCGCCATCGTCACGCTCGCCTCCGACCGGGGGTTGCTGCTGATCGGTGACCCCGGGACCGGCAAGAGCTGGCTCGCCGAACTGCTGGCCGCGGCGATCTCCCGGAACTCCACGCTCGTCGTGCAGGGGACCGCGGGCACCACCGAAGACCACATCAAGTACTCGTGGAACGTCTCCATGGTCATCGCCAAGGGCCAGTCCCGCGATTCGATGATCCCGTCGCCGATCATGACCGCGATGGAGGCGGGCTCGATCGGCCGGTTCGAGGAGCTGACCCGGTCCACCAGCGACGTCCAGGACGCGCTGATCTCGATCCTGTCGGAGAAGTACATCTCCGTGCCGGAACTGGACAGCGACGGCATCGTCTTCGCCAAGCCGGGCTTCTCGGTGATCGCCACGGCCAACAGCCGCGACCGCGGCGTCAACGACCTGTCGTCGGCGCTCAAGCGCCGGTTCAACTTCGTCCGCATCCCGGTGGTGACGAACAAGAAGAGCGAGGCGGAGATCGTCCGCTTCCGCACCGAGGAACTCCTGCGCCGCCACCAGATCGAGCTGGACGTGCCACCGACGCTGCTGGACGTCCTGCTGCGCAGCTTCGGCGACCTGCGCGCCGCGGCGGCGTCGGCGGGCAGCGACGACGAGAAGCTGGAGTCCGCGTTGTCGACCGCCGAACAGATCGGCGTGCTCGAAGACGCGGTACTGCACAGCAACTTCTTCGGAGAACGCGCACTGACCGCCCGCGCACTGGCGTCTTCGCTCGTCGGCTCACTCGCTCGTCGTGAGCCGGAGGATCTGGCGATCCTCAACAAGTACCTGCACGGCGTCGTCGAGCCGCGCAGCAAGGACGAGGGCGGGGACTGGCCGGAGTTCCTCGACGGCGGACGCGACGCGATCGCCACCCTCTCGTGA
- a CDS encoding VWA domain-containing protein produces MTDSEDNRRQVLYWRLLARLFDNDEQAALESASVAVVEDIGLPSALLDPNVAVDSIVQRHPELAAEFDGLMVPEAEDGRDKAAEVRRAALVSKVLLNVFAPAPHTVTASQLSCWQADAGWFERALGCRPGELRGGRPGGAPTGLGGTGGGGAPDLSTLLPAIGPELGGIEADLVKRMHLREVLADPALAAKLSPSMSLIEQLLRDKDNLSGVALANAKSLIRRYVDEIAEVLRTQVEKASTGKVDRSVPPKRVFRNLDLDRTIWKNLTNWSPEEERLYVDRLYYKQTAKKTTPQRLIAVVDQSGSMVDSMVNCAVLASIFAGLPKVDVHLIAYDTQALDLTPWVHDPFETLLRTNLGGGNDGMVAMGLTQPKIAEPTNTVVVWISDFYETRVEQLFESMAAIHRSGAKFIPVGSVTSAGRGSVNPWFRERFKDLGTPVISGHITKLVHELKTFLTS; encoded by the coding sequence ATGACCGACTCCGAGGACAACCGCCGCCAGGTCCTGTACTGGCGGCTGCTCGCCCGGCTCTTCGACAACGACGAGCAGGCCGCGCTCGAGTCGGCGAGTGTGGCCGTGGTCGAGGACATCGGCCTGCCGTCCGCATTGCTGGATCCGAACGTCGCCGTCGACTCGATCGTCCAGCGCCATCCGGAGCTGGCCGCCGAGTTCGACGGGCTGATGGTTCCCGAAGCCGAGGACGGCCGGGACAAGGCCGCGGAGGTGCGTCGCGCGGCACTGGTGTCGAAAGTGCTGCTCAACGTCTTCGCCCCGGCGCCCCACACGGTGACCGCCAGCCAGTTGTCCTGCTGGCAGGCCGACGCGGGCTGGTTCGAGCGCGCGCTGGGCTGCCGTCCGGGCGAGCTGCGTGGCGGACGCCCGGGCGGAGCCCCGACAGGGCTCGGCGGCACCGGCGGGGGCGGCGCTCCCGACCTGAGCACGCTGCTCCCGGCGATCGGACCGGAACTCGGTGGCATCGAGGCGGACCTCGTCAAGCGGATGCATCTGCGCGAGGTCCTCGCCGATCCGGCGCTCGCGGCGAAGCTGAGCCCGAGTATGTCGCTCATCGAACAGTTGTTGCGGGACAAGGACAATCTGTCCGGAGTGGCGCTGGCCAACGCCAAGTCGCTGATCCGCCGCTACGTCGACGAGATCGCCGAGGTCCTGCGAACCCAGGTCGAGAAGGCATCGACGGGCAAGGTAGACCGCTCGGTCCCGCCGAAGCGCGTGTTCCGCAACCTCGATCTCGATCGCACCATCTGGAAGAACCTCACCAACTGGAGCCCGGAAGAGGAACGGCTCTACGTCGATCGCCTCTACTACAAGCAGACCGCGAAGAAGACCACACCGCAGCGGCTCATCGCGGTCGTCGACCAGTCCGGTTCCATGGTCGACTCGATGGTCAACTGCGCCGTGCTGGCCTCGATCTTCGCCGGACTGCCCAAAGTGGACGTTCACCTGATCGCCTACGACACCCAGGCGCTCGACCTCACGCCGTGGGTGCACGATCCCTTCGAAACCCTGCTGCGCACCAACCTCGGCGGCGGCAACGACGGCATGGTCGCGATGGGTCTCACCCAGCCGAAGATCGCCGAGCCCACCAACACCGTGGTGGTGTGGATCTCCGACTTCTACGAGACCCGCGTCGAGCAGCTTTTCGAGAGCATGGCCGCGATCCACCGGTCCGGGGCGAAGTTCATCCCGGTCGGCTCGGTCACCAGTGCCGGGCGAGGCAGCGTGAACCCGTGGTTCCGCGAGCGCTTCAAGGACCTCGGCACCCCGGTGATCTCCGGCCATATCACCAAGCTCGTCCACGAACTCAAGACCTTCCTCACCTCCTGA
- a CDS encoding haloacid dehalogenase type II yields the protein MEIDALVFDILGTLVDEPAGIRAAVQQAQPYADADELVERWLGHLETEQRRIVAGDRPYAASDVLDREAAETDALATAGRRMPPWPDTVEGLARLAENHPLIGLSNASRTALLRMNAHAGLRWHQALSAEEVRSYKPDPAVYELAVKVSGAPPERLLMVAAHAWDLRGAQSVGLRTAYIARPVGDPPSETDRFDFYADDLLDLAAQLGERHA from the coding sequence GTGGAGATCGACGCTTTGGTGTTCGACATACTCGGCACGCTCGTCGACGAACCGGCCGGGATTCGCGCGGCCGTCCAGCAAGCCCAGCCGTATGCCGACGCGGACGAGTTGGTCGAGCGATGGCTTGGCCACCTTGAAACCGAGCAGCGCCGCATCGTCGCAGGGGACAGGCCGTACGCCGCGAGCGACGTCCTCGACCGCGAAGCCGCCGAAACGGATGCGCTCGCGACAGCGGGCCGCAGGATGCCGCCCTGGCCCGACACCGTCGAAGGGCTGGCCCGGCTGGCGGAGAACCACCCCCTGATCGGGCTCTCCAACGCCAGCCGGACGGCCCTGCTCCGGATGAACGCCCACGCTGGCCTCCGCTGGCATCAAGCGCTCTCCGCCGAAGAGGTGCGGAGCTACAAGCCGGACCCCGCGGTCTACGAACTGGCCGTCAAGGTGTCCGGCGCCCCGCCGGAGCGGCTGCTGATGGTCGCCGCCCATGCGTGGGACCTGCGGGGCGCGCAGAGCGTCGGTCTGCGGACCGCCTACATCGCCAGGCCCGTCGGGGACCCTCCGTCGGAGACCGATCGCTTCGACTTCTACGCCGACGACCTCCTCGATCTGGCCGCTCAGCTCGGCGAACGGCACGCGTGA
- a CDS encoding CGNR zinc finger domain-containing protein, producing MQVVLDDYVWAAGIATELVNTAPEVWHGEEHLPDLAAFTDLHSLPAPTRPGELRAVHRLRTTVRELIDQPDRARLIAGASALTSPAGAVTLATSSGRSRWAVSPQPGATVADTLSLICGVGILGVVQTLGAERFRACGAPTCQGAFIDTTRPGRRRYCMPGLCGNRVNVSNHRARRAAAHAPR from the coding sequence ATGCAAGTAGTGTTAGACGATTACGTCTGGGCGGCGGGCATCGCTACCGAGCTGGTCAACACCGCTCCTGAGGTCTGGCACGGCGAGGAACACCTGCCGGATCTCGCCGCTTTCACTGACCTTCACTCTCTGCCCGCCCCCACCCGGCCCGGTGAGCTGCGGGCTGTCCATCGGCTGCGCACCACGGTGCGGGAACTGATCGATCAGCCGGACCGGGCACGCCTCATCGCCGGAGCTTCCGCGCTCACTTCGCCGGCCGGTGCCGTCACCCTCGCCACCTCGTCTGGCCGTTCTCGGTGGGCTGTTTCCCCGCAACCGGGTGCGACGGTCGCCGACACGCTGTCCCTGATCTGCGGCGTCGGGATCCTCGGTGTCGTCCAAACTCTCGGCGCTGAACGGTTCCGTGCGTGTGGCGCCCCCACCTGCCAAGGCGCGTTCATCGACACGACGCGCCCCGGACGACGGAGGTACTGCATGCCGGGCTTGTGCGGGAACCGCGTCAACGTCTCAAACCACCGGGCACGCCGAGCAGCGGCGCACGCCCCTCGGTAA
- a CDS encoding Shedu anti-phage system protein SduA domain-containing protein, giving the protein MYIRSDSVLKYLLLAIHEQASDDEVAQTIMDTLEYIGTTSPYRGGRQLLNLLQFARRTARDRNADHTAQGLSDALDYSSGKMLEEDLNRKYPLYSGSGQDDKQMLERTMSGANALAAQEITDYLKENPGASGEEVRDYFTQQGRRALRFARARRQGHYGAFRIRSDISAWIVDVLADRVDYVHHFNGNRPSLDDLLALPDIDTILTVAQITRRRHQLAELRQIVENRYSSEENIQKALSGSWWIFGGKFIGELTRRRLTIGMEADIPLLRPDGVLHVVELKKANVEIVKRYRSGHVPTSPVHNAVGQAANYLRQFDEERSEIAERLGVETRRSFATVVIGHPMFQPDIEAWQINDALRTYGSHLSRIDILTYAELLDSAERSLDFGEATDHES; this is encoded by the coding sequence ATGTACATCAGATCAGACTCGGTGCTCAAGTACTTACTTCTTGCCATTCATGAACAGGCGAGCGACGACGAGGTCGCCCAGACCATCATGGACACACTCGAGTACATCGGAACTACCAGTCCGTACCGAGGAGGGCGACAACTGCTCAACCTCCTACAGTTCGCCAGAAGAACAGCACGAGACAGGAATGCCGACCACACCGCTCAGGGTTTGAGCGACGCCTTGGATTACTCGAGCGGCAAGATGCTCGAGGAGGACTTGAATCGCAAGTACCCCCTCTATTCAGGAAGCGGACAAGACGACAAACAGATGCTTGAGCGCACCATGAGCGGCGCGAACGCCTTGGCAGCACAAGAGATCACAGACTACCTCAAGGAAAACCCCGGAGCCTCAGGTGAAGAAGTACGGGACTACTTCACACAGCAAGGCAGGAGAGCGCTACGCTTCGCCCGCGCGAGACGCCAAGGCCATTATGGAGCCTTTCGCATACGGTCAGATATATCCGCTTGGATAGTCGACGTCTTGGCCGATCGAGTCGACTACGTTCATCACTTCAACGGAAATCGGCCTTCACTCGATGACCTGCTCGCCTTGCCAGACATCGACACCATCTTGACCGTAGCGCAAATCACGCGACGCCGACACCAACTGGCAGAGTTACGGCAGATCGTCGAGAATCGCTACAGCTCAGAGGAGAACATCCAGAAAGCCTTGTCGGGGTCATGGTGGATCTTCGGCGGAAAATTCATCGGCGAGCTTACCCGGCGACGGCTGACAATCGGCATGGAGGCTGATATCCCACTCCTCCGGCCGGACGGCGTGCTACACGTTGTCGAACTGAAAAAGGCGAATGTCGAGATCGTCAAGCGGTACCGAAGCGGGCACGTTCCGACTTCTCCCGTGCACAACGCCGTAGGCCAGGCCGCGAACTATCTACGACAATTCGATGAAGAGCGTAGCGAGATTGCCGAAAGGCTCGGCGTGGAGACCAGGCGATCGTTTGCGACGGTTGTGATCGGGCACCCCATGTTCCAGCCCGACATCGAAGCATGGCAGATAAACGACGCCCTGCGAACCTACGGGAGTCACCTGAGCAGGATCGATATCCTCACCTACGCGGAACTCCTGGATAGCGCTGAACGGTCACTGGATTTCGGAGAGGCCACCGACCACGAATCGTAA
- a CDS encoding S1 family peptidase: MRLRSFALIAGTAFAAMLGVTAPVASAAEPSSDVQPMIIGGQNASSGPWAARLFANGRQTCTSTIIAPQYILTAKHCVASAGTFTFRIGSLDQQSGGTMATGSTVTRHASADLAIVKLTAPVTATYSPLGTTANVSVGQTVQVYGWGATSQCGSEINCQSRYLKVANVRVTSVACRDYNGGIAVCASRGDGITAGGDSGGPMFASGRQVGVASTSDRQTTTAYTNITRYRPWIQQIAGV; the protein is encoded by the coding sequence ATGCGACTGCGCTCATTCGCCCTGATCGCCGGCACCGCCTTCGCGGCAATGCTCGGCGTGACCGCCCCCGTGGCGTCCGCCGCGGAACCGTCCTCCGATGTCCAGCCGATGATCATCGGCGGCCAGAACGCGTCGAGCGGCCCCTGGGCAGCCAGACTCTTCGCCAACGGCCGGCAAACGTGTACCTCGACGATCATCGCACCGCAATACATCCTGACCGCGAAGCACTGCGTGGCCAGCGCCGGCACGTTCACCTTCCGGATCGGCAGCCTCGACCAGCAGAGCGGCGGCACCATGGCCACCGGCTCGACCGTGACCCGCCACGCCAGCGCGGACCTCGCGATCGTGAAGCTCACCGCGCCGGTGACGGCCACGTACTCGCCGCTGGGCACCACCGCCAACGTCTCCGTCGGCCAGACCGTGCAGGTCTACGGCTGGGGCGCGACCAGCCAGTGCGGCTCGGAGATCAACTGCCAGTCGCGCTACCTGAAGGTCGCCAACGTCCGGGTCACCTCGGTCGCCTGCCGTGACTACAACGGCGGCATCGCGGTGTGCGCGAGCCGCGGCGACGGCATCACCGCCGGTGGAGACTCGGGTGGCCCGATGTTCGCTTCCGGCCGCCAGGTCGGCGTCGCGTCGACCAGTGACCGCCAGACGACGACCGCGTACACGAACATCACGCGGTACCGGCCCTGGATCCAGCAGATCGCCGGCGTCTGA